In Odocoileus virginianus isolate 20LAN1187 ecotype Illinois chromosome 5, Ovbor_1.2, whole genome shotgun sequence, a single window of DNA contains:
- the POLR3GL gene encoding DNA-directed RNA polymerase III subunit RPC7-like, with translation MASRGGGRGCGRGQLTFNVEAVGIGKGDALPPPTLQPSPLFPPLEFRPVPLPSGEEGEYVLALKQELRGAMRQLPYFIRPAVPKRDVERYSDKYQMSGPIDNAIDWNPDWRRLPRELKIRVRKLQKERTTIILPKRPLKTTEDKEETIQKLETLEKKEEEVTSEEDEEKEEEEEKEEEEEEEYDEEEHEEETDYIMSYFDNGEDFGGDSDDNMDEAIY, from the exons ATGGCCAgccggggtgggggccggggtTGTGGCCGGGGCCAGTTGACCTTCAACGTGGAGGCTGTGGGCATTGGGAAGGGGGATGCTttgcccccacccaccctgcagCCTTCTCCACTCTTCCCT CCCTTGGAGTTCCGCCCAGTGCCTCTGCCCTCTGGAGAGGAAGGGGAATATGTCCTGGCCCTGAAGCAGGAGCTTCGAGGGGCCATGCGGCAGCTCCCCTACTTCATCCGGCCTGCTGTCCCCAAGAGAG ATGTGGAGCGTTACTCAGACAAATATCAGATGTCAGGGCCGATTGACAATGCCATCGATTGGAACCCTG ATTGGCGACGTCTGCCCCGGGAGCTAAAGATCCGTGTGCGGAAGCTACAGAAGGAAC GGACCACCATTATACTCCCCAAGAGACCCCTTAAGACCACAGAAGATAAGGAGGAAACAATACAGAAACTAGAG ACTctggagaagaaggaggaagaagtgacttcagaggaagatgaggagaaagaagaagaagaagagaaggaagaggaagaagaagaggagtATGATGAAGAAGAACATGAAGAG gaaaCTGATTACATCATGTCATATTTTGACAATGGGGAGGACTTTGGGGGTGACAGTGATGACAATATGGATGAGGCTATATACTGA